In Ipomoea triloba cultivar NCNSP0323 chromosome 15, ASM357664v1, one genomic interval encodes:
- the LOC116007418 gene encoding putative late blight resistance protein homolog R1A-3: MYIIERLPNLEVLKLTKFAFSGPKWKLEDGSKFGCLKLLLIADSDLEYWEATHENFPVLERLILKVCWDLKEIPGDFENICTLKLIQLDNCYSSLVESAKKIQEDSMMYGGTLVIRDLETKDGLLNKKSSEKMGAKMMEMDKKMKAIVGDEEALMEVDENLMILSMSKTGESQGTRRIQDC; this comes from the exons ATGTACATTATTGAAAGGTTGCCAAACCTCGAGGTTCTCAAGCTAACAAAATTTGCTTTCAGCGGTCCAAAGTGGAAACTTGAAGATGGCAGCAAGTTTGGGTGTTTAAAGCTCTTGCTTATTGCAGATTCAGATCTAGAATACTGGGAAGCAACTCATGAAAATTTCCCAGTCCTAGAGCGCCTAATCCTAAAAGTTTGCTGGGACTTGAAAGAAATCCCAGGTGATTTTGAAAATATCTGTACACTAAAACTAATACAGCTAGACAATTGTTATTCTTCCCTCGTGGAATCTGCAAAGAAAATTCAAGAAGATAGCATGATGTATGGAGGCACACTTGTTATTCGTGATCTTGAAACTAAG GATGGATTGCTAAATAAAAAAAGCTCTGAGAAAATGGGAGCTAAGATGATGGAAATGGATAAGAAAATGAAAGCTATTGTGGGAGATGAAGAAGCTTTGATGGAAGTAGATGAGAACTTGATGATTCTATCAATGAGTAAAACCGGTGAAAGCCAAG GTACAAGAAGAATTCAAGATTGCTGA